From a region of the Dermatophagoides farinae isolate YC_2012a chromosome 3, ASM2471394v1, whole genome shotgun sequence genome:
- the LOC124495286 gene encoding NAD-dependent protein deacylase, translating into MKQQIKVRSAFGHFSRNLPRHHPCFLKVFSCHSCLSRKIFFPFPIISSSIKQARAIHSTKNFCLNLLNFNSCVSSYHQRNMSSNRKVSSDMNAFQDQLNRASKIVALTGAGISAESGIPTFRGADGLWRKYKCEELATPEAFAKDPGLVWQFYEYRRQLVSSKEPNLAHKSLSVLEQNFLRNSPQRQVIVVTQNVDELHRRAEMKRVLELHGSLFKTRCTQCKAVKTNYNNPIVPALDKIELDELDRHIDPKDLPRCEKCTGLLRPHVVWFGEQLDPFVLKQAEGLMSVTDFLLVIGTSSVVYPAASLVPQAATRGVTVSEFNIEQTAASEYSKFFFKGPCAQTLPKALQIGETMISHWG; encoded by the exons atgaaacaacaaataaaagtACGAAGTGCATTTGGTCATTTTAGCAGAAATCTGCCAAGACATCATCCCTGTTTTTTAAAAGTATTTTCGTGTCATAGTTGCCTGAGtcgtaaaattttttttccattcccCATCATATCGTCGTCGATTAAACAAGCTCGTGCAATTCATTCTacaaaaaacttttgtttgaatttgttgaattttaacTCTTGTGTCTCATCGTATCATCAACGGAACATGTCGAGTAATCGTAAAGTTTCATCAGATATGAACGCTTTCCAGGACCAGTTAAATAGGGCCAGTAAAATTGTGGCTTTGACTGGTGCTGGAATTAGTGCCGAATCTGGTATTCCAACTTTTCGTGGTGCTGATGGTTTGTGGCGTAAATACAAATGTGAAGAATTGGCCACACCTGAAGCTTTTGCCAAAGATCCAGGTTTGGTTTGGCAATTTTACGAATATCGACGACAATTAGTCTCGTCGAAGGAACCAAATTTGGCACATAAATCATTGTCAGTTTtagaacaaaattttcttcgTAATTCACCACAACGCCAAGTAATTGTTGTTACACAGAATGTTGATGAACTACATCGTCGTGCTGAAATGAAACGTGTACTTGAACTTCAtggatcattattcaaaacCAGATGCACACAATGTAAAGCTGTCAAAACTAACTACAATAATCCGATAGTTCCCGCTTTGGATAAAATCGAATTAGATGAATTAGATCGTCATATTGATCCAAAAGATTTACCACGTTGTGAAAAATGTACTGGCCTTCTTCGTCCACACGTTGTTTGGTTCGGAGAACAATTGGATCCATTCGTATTGAAACAAGCCGAAGGATTGATGAGTGTTACGGATTTCTTATTGGTCATTGGTACTTCATCTGTTGTTTATCCAGCTGCATCATTGGTACCACAAGCAGCTACACGTGGTGTAACTGTTTCCGAATTTAATATCGAACAGACTGCTGCTTCTGAATATTCAAA attctttttcaaaGGTCCATGTGCTCAAACATTGCCAAAAGCATTACAAATTGGCGAAACAATGATTTCACATTGGGgttaa